A region of Pontiella agarivorans DNA encodes the following proteins:
- a CDS encoding helix-turn-helix domain-containing protein, with product MFNSVAKDYLQQCGLQLCLSDCEGRIVMPENMSPVENLPAMCHLRFHNLNEAVRWGESHIFFVAPGIMSWLVPLVDGVEVKGGLCGGCILLEDDPQSIHTAVNYFVGEGGRRKDAEAFVRGLHVFEQERVRPVVDALYESFYQYSGWKPLKLMRNRDRMLQQRQIAEEIHQRKVEQNRAYPYDDERILLSLIRVGDRAGARKMFNKMLAAMFLYSPKPVVVRARAIEMMGYLVRTAVEDSPLSEPLLERHMKWIEQIVETHDFDDLCNVLREALDDFMNSIFLQGVSPVSPAVGKALDYITANYTEPIALEDIAAAAGLSTFRIAHLLKEATGKTALQNIHYLRVQEARRLLEETDLSCTDIAYETGFGDQSYFIKQFKKWMGITPAKYRKSGRVR from the coding sequence ATGTTTAATTCGGTAGCAAAGGATTATCTGCAGCAGTGTGGTCTGCAACTGTGCCTGTCCGACTGCGAAGGCCGGATTGTGATGCCGGAAAATATGAGCCCGGTGGAAAATCTTCCGGCCATGTGCCATCTGCGTTTTCATAACCTGAACGAGGCGGTGCGCTGGGGCGAATCCCATATCTTTTTTGTTGCGCCGGGCATCATGAGCTGGCTGGTTCCGCTGGTCGACGGAGTCGAGGTGAAAGGCGGGTTGTGCGGCGGCTGTATTCTGCTGGAGGATGATCCGCAGAGTATTCATACCGCGGTCAATTATTTTGTAGGCGAGGGCGGTCGGCGCAAAGATGCCGAAGCCTTTGTCCGGGGACTGCATGTTTTTGAGCAGGAGCGGGTTCGTCCGGTGGTGGATGCGCTGTATGAATCGTTTTATCAGTACAGCGGATGGAAGCCGCTGAAGCTCATGCGTAATCGCGACCGAATGCTGCAGCAGCGGCAGATTGCCGAAGAGATCCATCAGCGCAAGGTGGAGCAGAACCGGGCCTACCCCTACGATGACGAACGTATTCTGCTCTCACTCATTCGCGTGGGCGATCGTGCCGGCGCCCGAAAAATGTTCAATAAAATGCTCGCGGCAATGTTTCTGTATTCCCCTAAACCGGTGGTGGTCCGTGCCCGCGCCATTGAAATGATGGGATATCTGGTGCGCACTGCCGTGGAGGACAGCCCGCTTTCCGAGCCGTTGCTCGAACGGCACATGAAATGGATTGAGCAGATTGTGGAGACGCACGATTTTGACGATCTGTGCAACGTGCTGCGTGAGGCACTTGATGATTTCATGAACAGCATTTTTCTGCAGGGGGTGAGCCCCGTCAGTCCGGCCGTGGGCAAAGCGCTGGATTATATCACTGCGAACTATACCGAGCCGATCGCGCTCGAAGATATTGCCGCCGCCGCCGGACTCAGCACCTTCCGGATTGCACATCTGCTGAAAGAAGCCACCGGAAAAACCGCACTGCAGAATATTCATTATCTGCGCGTACAGGAGGCACGGCGTCTGCTGGAGGAGACGGATCTGAGCTGCACCGATATCGCCTATGAAACCGGCTTCGGTGATCAGTCCTATTTCATTAAGCAGTTTAAAAAGTGGATGGGTATCACGCCGGCGAAATACCGGAAATCCGGCCGCGTTCGGTGA